Proteins found in one Gimesia chilikensis genomic segment:
- the recQ gene encoding DNA helicase RecQ has product MAETGMDDALLDVLHEYWGYSEFRPLQQSAMTSVLEGRDSLVVLPTGGGKSLCYQAPALCMEGTAVVVSPLISLMKDQVDALRVCGISAACLNSSLDQEEARQVFRDLRAGKIKLLYVAPERLMLESMLSMLAEIKLAYIVIDEAHCVSMWGHDFRPHYRELQELKRIFPQCGIHAYTATATELVRNDIASQLGLQDPELLIGSFDRPNLSYTVARRSNRFSQVCEVIDRHPDEPGVIYCISRADVESLSESLNDAGYETRPYHAGLPDVERAANQEAFIQDQIDVIVATIAFGMGIDKPNVRYVIHAGLPKSLENYQQESGRAGRDGLEAECVLLYSEQDAMIWQRILEDQPDESKTSAFESLQAMQNYCHAFDCRHRYLMRHFGQDLEEDCETACDLCRGEFKQVDDAQVIGQKILSSVYRQDQNFGASYTAAVLKGSKDKKVLNNGHDQLSTYGLLKGESLTTIRSWLNQLVTQGFLTKTAEYQQLRITKTGWQLLKGEATPQLMQTTQDSQAEKSQRSRDKFDNLNWKGVDKGLFEVLRELRKQIAAEKGIQPYMVFGDATLRELARHKPTTTAQFLEVWGVGQKKCDDFGAPFLESIAEHENESQD; this is encoded by the coding sequence ATGGCTGAAACAGGGATGGACGACGCGTTACTGGATGTCTTACACGAATACTGGGGATATTCCGAATTTCGCCCCCTGCAGCAGTCCGCGATGACCTCGGTGCTGGAAGGCCGCGATTCACTGGTCGTCCTGCCAACGGGGGGTGGGAAATCTCTCTGCTACCAGGCTCCTGCGCTCTGTATGGAAGGGACCGCGGTTGTTGTCAGCCCGCTGATTTCCCTGATGAAAGACCAGGTCGATGCGCTCCGCGTCTGTGGCATCTCCGCCGCCTGTCTCAATAGTTCCCTCGACCAGGAAGAAGCCCGGCAGGTCTTTCGAGATCTGCGGGCAGGCAAGATCAAGCTGCTGTATGTCGCGCCCGAACGGCTCATGCTCGAGAGTATGCTCAGCATGCTCGCCGAAATCAAGCTGGCTTATATCGTCATCGATGAAGCACACTGCGTGAGTATGTGGGGGCACGACTTTCGTCCCCATTACCGGGAACTCCAGGAACTGAAACGCATCTTTCCGCAGTGCGGCATCCACGCTTACACCGCCACCGCCACGGAACTGGTTCGCAACGATATTGCCAGTCAGCTCGGCCTGCAGGATCCGGAACTGCTCATCGGTTCGTTCGATCGCCCCAACCTGAGTTACACCGTCGCTCGCCGGAGCAATCGCTTCTCGCAGGTCTGCGAGGTCATCGACCGTCACCCGGATGAACCCGGTGTGATTTACTGCATCTCCCGGGCCGATGTGGAATCGCTGAGTGAGTCTCTCAATGACGCCGGCTACGAAACTCGACCCTACCATGCAGGATTGCCCGATGTCGAACGTGCAGCCAACCAGGAAGCCTTCATACAAGATCAGATCGATGTGATCGTCGCCACTATCGCCTTCGGTATGGGCATCGACAAGCCCAACGTCCGCTATGTAATTCATGCAGGCCTGCCCAAGTCACTGGAAAATTATCAACAGGAAAGCGGTCGGGCAGGGCGAGACGGACTCGAAGCCGAGTGCGTGCTGCTCTATTCCGAGCAGGACGCGATGATCTGGCAACGGATCCTCGAAGATCAGCCTGACGAATCCAAAACGAGCGCCTTTGAATCATTGCAGGCGATGCAGAACTACTGTCACGCGTTCGACTGTCGGCACCGCTACCTGATGCGGCACTTCGGTCAGGACCTGGAAGAGGACTGCGAAACCGCCTGCGATCTCTGCCGGGGGGAATTCAAGCAGGTCGACGACGCCCAGGTGATCGGACAGAAAATCCTCTCCTCGGTCTATCGTCAGGATCAGAATTTTGGAGCCTCGTATACCGCAGCAGTCTTGAAGGGTTCCAAAGATAAGAAAGTGCTCAATAACGGACACGACCAGTTGAGTACCTACGGTCTGTTGAAAGGGGAAAGCCTGACGACAATCCGTAGCTGGCTCAACCAGCTGGTGACCCAGGGATTCCTGACCAAGACCGCTGAATACCAGCAGCTGCGTATTACAAAGACCGGCTGGCAACTCCTCAAAGGGGAAGCGACACCACAGCTCATGCAGACGACACAGGACAGCCAGGCTGAAAAGTCACAACGTTCCCGCGATAAGTTCGACAACCTGAACTGGAAGGGGGTCGATAAAGGGCTGTTTGAAGTGCTCCGCGAACTGCGGAAGCAGATCGCCGCCGAAAAAGGGATTCAACCCTATATGGTCTTCGGCGACGCTACGCTGCGAGAACTGGCCCGCCATAAACCGACAACCACGGCACAATTCCTTGAAGTCTGGGGCGTGGGTCAGAAAAAATGCGATGATTTCGGGGCTCCGTTCCTGGAATCGATCGCCGAACATGAGAATGAATCTCAAGACTAA
- a CDS encoding DUF1501 domain-containing protein — protein MLSIWGPEKKLCDRISRREILKIGALGLGGISLPQLLQAESTAGSSKRHKAVIMIYMCGAPSHQDMYDLKMDAPAEIRGEFRPIDTRVPGFQICEHLPRLGNIAEKIIPLRSVYGSPNGAHDSFICYTGRTTRNQPAGGWPSIGSVVSKIQGSADPAVPPFVGLAPDTGHPPYGSPGLPGFLGVSHSAFRPSGPSRKNMVLNGIDEARLNDRKQLLATFDQFKRDADSSGSMQGMDDMNQQVFNILTSNRLVNALDLSQEDPAVRERYGKGDPKNYGDGAPRNLEHFLMARRLVEAGARIVTLNFGRWDFHSNNFGGLKDTHLPQFDQGLATLIEDLQERGMADDVAVVAWGEFGRTPKINKDGGRDHWPAVGAGLLAGGGFKTGQVIGATDRLGAQVADRPIHFGEVFATLYRHLGIDFHSTTIPDLAGRPQYLVDDYEPLHEVL, from the coding sequence ATGCTGTCTATCTGGGGACCGGAAAAGAAGCTCTGTGATCGTATTTCCCGTCGGGAAATCCTGAAAATCGGTGCGCTGGGACTGGGTGGCATCAGTCTGCCTCAACTTCTCCAGGCAGAATCTACAGCAGGCAGCAGTAAACGACATAAAGCCGTCATCATGATCTATATGTGCGGCGCACCTTCGCATCAGGATATGTACGACCTGAAGATGGACGCTCCCGCAGAAATCCGTGGCGAATTCCGTCCCATCGACACCCGCGTTCCCGGCTTCCAGATCTGCGAACATCTGCCACGTTTAGGTAATATCGCCGAGAAGATCATCCCCCTGCGTTCGGTCTACGGTTCTCCCAATGGCGCTCACGATTCATTCATCTGTTACACCGGTCGTACGACTCGGAACCAGCCCGCGGGCGGATGGCCGTCCATCGGTTCGGTCGTCTCCAAAATTCAGGGATCCGCTGATCCTGCGGTGCCTCCCTTCGTAGGACTCGCCCCCGATACGGGGCATCCCCCATATGGTTCTCCGGGGCTTCCCGGGTTCCTCGGCGTGAGTCATTCCGCTTTCCGGCCTTCAGGTCCTTCGCGGAAGAACATGGTCCTGAATGGCATTGATGAAGCGCGCCTCAACGATCGCAAGCAGTTGCTGGCCACCTTCGATCAATTCAAACGCGATGCCGATTCCAGCGGCTCGATGCAGGGTATGGATGACATGAACCAGCAGGTGTTCAACATCCTGACTTCCAATCGACTGGTCAACGCCCTCGATCTTTCCCAGGAAGATCCTGCCGTCCGGGAACGCTACGGTAAAGGAGATCCTAAAAACTACGGCGATGGCGCACCGCGTAACCTGGAACACTTCCTGATGGCCCGCCGCCTGGTGGAAGCTGGTGCCCGGATTGTAACCTTGAACTTCGGTCGCTGGGATTTCCACAGCAACAACTTCGGCGGCTTGAAAGACACTCACCTGCCACAATTCGACCAGGGTCTGGCCACACTGATCGAAGACCTGCAAGAGCGGGGCATGGCCGACGACGTCGCCGTGGTCGCCTGGGGCGAGTTCGGACGAACCCCCAAGATCAACAAAGATGGCGGCCGCGATCACTGGCCGGCCGTCGGAGCAGGTCTGCTTGCTGGCGGTGGTTTCAAAACCGGTCAGGTCATTGGCGCCACCGACCGTCTGGGGGCTCAGGTAGCAGACCGTCCGATTCACTTCGGTGAAGTCTTTGCCACGCTCTACCGTCACCTGGGCATCGATTTCCACAGCACCACCATCCCCGACCTCGCCGGACGTCCGCAATACCTGGTCGACGACTACGAGCCACTGCACGAAGTGCTCTAG
- a CDS encoding SAM-dependent methyltransferase: MNPINSEYKTKQASSSESSDSESPVELASQQTPLFQPPPPTSGDSSKLDRWLMRTMLEKAGNPEVEVVLWDGSVITTATTPVSVRAHIRNRSTLYKLVFDPSLYFGDGYSQGTIEVEGGLVEFNEAIDQGTHKIDTQGFYRDRFRRCLGWLKRSTIDAARHNIHHHYDIGNDFYQLWLDEQLAYTCAYFPDPDDTLEAAQIAKMDHVCRKVGLKPGDSVVEAGCGWGALAIHMAKHYGVNVRAFNISREQLAYARERARREGLEKQVEFVEDDWRNITGSYDSFVSVGMLEHVGLKNYEELGRVIARCQRPHGRGLIHSIGCNSPRVLDSWTTKRIFPGAHVPSLSEFMRIFEPQKFSVLDVENIRLHYARTLEHWLERYEQNIDQVRDMFDETFIRTWRLYLSASVAAFRAGSLQLFQVVFTNGANNEIPWTRAGLYQDRESGSVEG, translated from the coding sequence GTGAATCCAATCAACTCTGAGTACAAGACCAAGCAAGCTTCCTCAAGTGAGTCGAGTGATTCTGAAAGTCCAGTAGAACTGGCTTCTCAACAGACTCCGTTGTTTCAACCCCCTCCCCCTACCAGTGGTGACTCTTCAAAACTGGACCGCTGGCTGATGCGGACCATGCTCGAAAAAGCCGGGAATCCGGAAGTCGAAGTGGTCTTGTGGGACGGCAGTGTGATCACTACGGCGACGACGCCCGTTTCGGTTCGCGCGCATATTCGCAATCGTAGTACATTATACAAGCTGGTATTCGATCCGAGTCTGTATTTCGGGGATGGTTATTCACAGGGAACCATCGAGGTCGAGGGGGGACTCGTCGAATTTAATGAGGCGATTGATCAAGGCACTCATAAGATCGATACGCAGGGATTCTACCGGGACCGGTTTCGTCGCTGCCTGGGCTGGTTGAAACGGAGCACCATCGATGCCGCCCGGCACAACATTCACCATCACTACGATATCGGCAATGACTTCTATCAGCTCTGGCTCGACGAACAGCTGGCCTATACCTGTGCCTATTTTCCAGACCCCGACGATACACTGGAAGCGGCCCAGATCGCCAAAATGGATCATGTCTGTCGCAAAGTCGGTTTAAAGCCAGGGGACTCGGTTGTGGAAGCCGGCTGTGGCTGGGGCGCACTGGCGATTCACATGGCGAAACATTATGGAGTGAATGTGCGCGCCTTTAATATCTCCCGCGAGCAACTTGCGTATGCCCGCGAACGTGCCAGACGCGAAGGGCTTGAAAAGCAGGTTGAGTTCGTCGAAGACGACTGGCGGAATATAACTGGTTCTTATGATTCATTCGTTTCGGTTGGGATGCTGGAGCATGTCGGCTTGAAGAACTATGAGGAACTGGGACGCGTGATTGCCCGCTGTCAGCGTCCCCACGGACGGGGTCTGATTCATTCGATCGGCTGTAATTCGCCCCGGGTACTCGACAGTTGGACGACCAAACGCATCTTCCCCGGTGCCCACGTTCCCAGTCTGAGTGAATTCATGCGGATCTTTGAGCCACAGAAGTTTTCCGTACTCGATGTTGAAAACATCCGACTGCATTATGCCCGAACGCTGGAGCACTGGCTGGAACGCTATGAGCAGAACATCGATCAGGTCCGCGATATGTTCGATGAAACTTTTATTCGTACCTGGCGACTCTATCTATCGGCTTCGGTTGCTGCGTTCCGCGCCGGTTCGCTGCAGCTGTTTCAGGTGGTCTTTACGAATGGAGCCAATAACGAAATACCCTGGACCCGGGCCGGTCTGTATCAGGATCGGGAGTCTGGTTCAGTAGAAGGATAG
- a CDS encoding NAD(P)/FAD-dependent oxidoreductase produces the protein MSETDSCDVLIVGGGPGGSSCAWGLRESGLDVLILDKATFPRDKVCAGWITPAVAELLELDLDDYSQGHVLQPISRFRTGLIGGSTLHTEYPETVSYGIRRCEFDHYLLQRCGARTRLGESFQSLERTADGWLVNGNLSAKMVVGAGGHFCPVARETNDKHAGDHSVVLAQETEVQLTPEQQQRCRVQPDTPELYFCRDFKGYAWCFLKDGYLNVGIGREGEKQLSTARDEFTEYLDREQRVPRDILGKFKGHAYRLYGLQKRTIIDDALLLIGDAAGLASPQSGEGIRPAIESGLMAADVLQNCQPNFEKGQLQVYQDRLLERFGPWPDEPAHSMLPDVFRQFLGRQLMGTQWFTRKVLLNRWFLQQHLPPLVRS, from the coding sequence GTGTCAGAGACAGACAGCTGTGATGTACTGATTGTGGGCGGAGGTCCGGGCGGTTCATCCTGTGCCTGGGGGCTTCGCGAGTCGGGACTGGATGTACTGATTCTCGATAAAGCCACATTTCCCCGAGACAAAGTCTGTGCCGGCTGGATTACCCCGGCCGTGGCAGAACTGCTGGAACTCGATCTGGATGATTATTCACAGGGGCATGTCCTGCAGCCCATTAGTCGCTTTCGTACTGGTCTGATTGGCGGAAGCACGCTGCACACTGAATATCCCGAAACGGTCAGCTACGGGATTCGTCGTTGCGAATTCGATCACTACCTGCTGCAGCGCTGTGGAGCCCGGACCCGACTGGGAGAGTCCTTTCAGTCGCTCGAACGGACAGCGGACGGCTGGCTGGTGAACGGAAATCTTTCTGCAAAAATGGTGGTCGGTGCCGGAGGTCATTTCTGTCCGGTGGCGCGCGAAACTAACGACAAACATGCGGGCGACCATTCCGTGGTCCTGGCCCAGGAGACCGAAGTTCAACTCACTCCCGAACAACAGCAGCGGTGCCGCGTTCAGCCCGATACGCCGGAGCTTTATTTCTGTCGCGATTTCAAAGGCTATGCCTGGTGTTTTCTGAAGGATGGTTATCTGAATGTAGGCATCGGCCGCGAAGGAGAGAAGCAACTCTCCACAGCCCGGGATGAGTTCACGGAGTACCTGGATCGGGAACAACGCGTTCCCAGGGACATCCTCGGGAAATTCAAAGGGCACGCCTATCGCCTGTATGGTCTGCAGAAGCGCACAATCATCGACGATGCTCTGCTGCTGATCGGCGATGCTGCCGGCCTGGCGTCTCCACAGAGTGGCGAGGGAATTCGTCCGGCCATTGAATCGGGGTTGATGGCAGCAGATGTACTGCAGAACTGTCAGCCGAATTTTGAGAAAGGACAGCTACAGGTCTATCAGGACCGACTGCTGGAACGATTCGGTCCCTGGCCGGATGAGCCCGCGCACAGCATGCTGCCCGATGTCTTCCGTCAGTTCCTGGGCCGACAATTGATGGGAACCCAGTGGTTTACCCGCAAGGTGCTGCTGAATCGCTGGTTCCTGCAGCAGCATCTTCCCCCGCTGGTTCGCAGCTGA
- a CDS encoding FAD-dependent oxidoreductase, with amino-acid sequence MHRRRFLQQCGFYGSGIFSLGFLQAMQSRSAAAAMPRELKADVVVIGAGLGGCAAALAACRNGASVILTEPTDWIGGQISQQAVPPDEHKWIESFGRTQSYAQLRTLIRDYYKQHYPLTKKASQLENLNPGNGSVSRICHEPRVGVAALQSMLAPLISSGQLTLLVNTQPVSAACTGDRIESVECQIAGSGRPVTLNGTYFVDASEEGDLLPLSKTEYVLGAESQAQTGEPHAPETANPQNIQALTHCFAMDHREGEDHTIDRPAMYDFWKDHVPPLKPAWSGKILSLDYSHPRTMKPKALSFVPSGKESPAPRTKSLNLWLYRRMIDRSNFTPGSYASDITVVNWPQNDYMLGNITDVSPAEREKQLHAAKQLSLSLLYWLQTAAPRPDGGEGWPGLRLRKDIVGTEDGLAKYPYIRESRRIKAELTIKEQDLTYDERLKVQGKDQKPLLAKPFSDSVGIGYYHLDLHPSTGGDNYIDMGSVPFQVPLGALIPERVENLIPGCKNIGTTHISNGCYRLHPVEWSIGEAAGALCAYALTSHSTPRQIRNTPQQLADFQQKLTGQGIELEWSQLS; translated from the coding sequence ATGCATCGACGACGTTTCCTGCAACAGTGTGGCTTTTACGGTTCCGGTATCTTCAGCCTTGGCTTTCTGCAGGCGATGCAGTCCCGTAGTGCCGCTGCCGCAATGCCACGCGAATTGAAAGCAGATGTTGTCGTGATCGGCGCTGGTCTGGGAGGCTGTGCTGCCGCCCTCGCAGCTTGCCGCAATGGTGCCTCGGTGATTCTGACAGAACCGACCGACTGGATCGGCGGGCAGATTTCCCAGCAGGCGGTCCCCCCGGATGAGCATAAGTGGATTGAATCCTTTGGACGCACACAGAGCTACGCCCAGCTCCGGACTCTGATCCGCGACTATTACAAACAGCACTATCCGCTGACGAAAAAAGCCAGTCAGCTCGAGAACCTGAATCCGGGCAACGGTTCGGTCTCCCGAATCTGCCATGAACCCCGGGTCGGCGTCGCAGCCCTGCAGTCCATGCTGGCACCACTGATCAGCAGCGGTCAGCTCACACTGCTCGTCAACACTCAACCGGTGTCAGCAGCCTGCACAGGTGACCGCATTGAAAGCGTTGAATGTCAGATCGCAGGCAGTGGTCGTCCCGTCACACTCAACGGTACTTACTTTGTCGATGCCAGCGAAGAAGGGGACCTGCTCCCGCTATCGAAAACCGAATACGTACTGGGTGCAGAATCGCAGGCCCAGACCGGCGAACCGCATGCCCCGGAAACAGCCAATCCGCAGAACATCCAGGCCCTCACACACTGCTTCGCCATGGATCATCGGGAAGGGGAAGATCATACCATCGATCGCCCTGCAATGTATGATTTCTGGAAAGACCATGTGCCTCCCCTCAAACCCGCCTGGTCCGGCAAGATTCTTTCACTCGATTACTCTCACCCGCGTACCATGAAGCCCAAAGCCCTCTCGTTTGTCCCCTCTGGAAAAGAGAGCCCTGCGCCCCGCACGAAATCACTCAATCTCTGGCTCTACCGCCGAATGATTGATCGCAGCAACTTCACTCCCGGTTCGTATGCCAGTGACATCACCGTCGTCAACTGGCCACAGAACGACTATATGCTGGGGAACATTACCGACGTTAGCCCGGCAGAGCGGGAGAAACAGCTCCACGCCGCCAAACAGCTCAGCCTGTCACTTCTCTACTGGCTGCAGACCGCGGCTCCCCGTCCGGACGGCGGAGAAGGCTGGCCAGGCCTGCGTCTACGAAAAGACATCGTGGGAACAGAAGACGGTCTGGCAAAGTATCCCTACATTCGCGAGTCCCGCCGCATCAAAGCGGAGCTGACCATCAAGGAACAGGACCTGACCTACGACGAACGTCTCAAAGTGCAGGGCAAAGATCAAAAGCCGCTGCTGGCCAAACCTTTCTCTGACTCGGTTGGCATCGGCTATTACCATCTGGACCTGCATCCCAGTACGGGAGGCGACAACTACATCGACATGGGAAGCGTGCCATTCCAGGTCCCGCTGGGCGCGCTGATTCCGGAACGTGTCGAAAACCTGATCCCGGGTTGCAAAAACATTGGAACGACACATATCTCGAACGGCTGCTATCGTCTGCATCCCGTGGAATGGTCGATTGGCGAAGCAGCAGGCGCCCTGTGTGCCTACGCGCTGACCAGTCACTCGACACCACGCCAGATCAGAAACACGCCACAGCAACTGGCAGACTTCCAGCAAAAGCTGACCGGGCAGGGTATCGAACTTGAATGGTCCCAACTGAGTTAA
- a CDS encoding alpha/beta hydrolase: MQRLLLSLAAALTLMASTALAADQPKPTYADVSYGPYKMDKLDFWEAKGEGPRPLLVYIHGGGWIGGDKARLPGNIKTFLDKGISYAAVNYRLTGEAPLPAPVHDAARAIQFLRHKAKEWNINKNKIALTGGSAGACTSMWLLCHDDMADPKAKDPVLRESTRVTAAAVGGGQTSIDPKVIEPWLGPNVLKHAMIYKSVGGKSMQEVMDNYEKHAALYKEFSPYNHVTADDPPLLMTYGNNMKLPSENAGHGIHHPVYGVKMKEKADKAGMECHLLIPGVSQSEKYKNTNDFLIDKLTGDDS, from the coding sequence ATGCAACGCCTGTTACTCTCGCTCGCTGCGGCTTTGACACTGATGGCATCAACGGCCCTGGCAGCAGACCAGCCGAAACCGACCTATGCTGATGTTTCCTACGGCCCCTATAAAATGGACAAACTCGACTTCTGGGAAGCCAAGGGGGAAGGGCCCCGACCGCTGCTGGTTTATATCCACGGAGGTGGCTGGATCGGTGGCGACAAAGCCCGTCTGCCCGGCAACATCAAAACCTTCCTCGATAAAGGCATTTCCTACGCGGCAGTAAATTACCGTCTGACCGGAGAAGCCCCGCTGCCCGCTCCCGTCCACGATGCAGCGCGTGCAATTCAGTTCCTGCGACACAAAGCCAAAGAGTGGAACATCAACAAGAATAAAATTGCTCTGACCGGGGGTAGTGCCGGCGCCTGCACATCCATGTGGCTGCTCTGCCATGACGACATGGCCGATCCCAAAGCGAAAGACCCGGTCCTGCGTGAATCAACGCGTGTCACCGCAGCAGCTGTCGGCGGGGGCCAGACTTCCATCGATCCCAAGGTCATCGAACCCTGGCTCGGTCCGAATGTGCTCAAGCATGCCATGATTTACAAATCAGTGGGTGGTAAAAGCATGCAGGAAGTCATGGACAACTACGAAAAGCACGCAGCCCTCTACAAGGAATTCTCCCCCTACAACCACGTGACCGCCGACGATCCACCACTGCTGATGACGTACGGCAACAACATGAAGCTCCCTTCAGAAAATGCCGGCCACGGAATCCATCACCCGGTCTACGGTGTCAAAATGAAAGAGAAAGCCGATAAGGCGGGCATGGAATGTCATCTCCTGATTCCCGGTGTTTCGCAATCAGAGAAATACAAAAACACGAATGACTTCCTGATCGATAAACTCACAGGCGATGATTCGTAA
- a CDS encoding prolyl oligopeptidase family serine peptidase, producing the protein MKQWFLSGLVLWSLLSASLLQADDEAPEVSPARAQELWQQIAPFFEPGSEFEGDLGDLKSPLKFYDGSPVKTKADWQKRRQEILKTWHTMMGEWPPVNEHPDVKTLKQEQKEGYTQYTVQFDIAPGHPNTGYLLIPDGAKPDHSRPAVLVVYYEPETGVGLKGENRDFARALAKRGFVTFSVGHDYSLYYPNREKAEIQPLSALAYGAANAFHVLANRSEVDPERIGIMGHSYGGKWSMFASCLYDKFACAAWSDGGIVFNEKRPSVNYWEPWYLGYEGPDFRKRGLPTKENPRTGLYKRLVKEGYDLHELHALMAPRPFLVSGGSEDPPSQWRALNHTIAVNDFLGYKNRVAMTNREKHSPNPESNEQIYRFFEYWLLQDQLDQQK; encoded by the coding sequence ATGAAACAATGGTTTCTAAGTGGATTGGTGTTGTGGAGTCTGTTAAGTGCGTCTCTGCTGCAGGCCGACGATGAGGCGCCAGAGGTTTCTCCCGCACGCGCCCAAGAACTCTGGCAGCAGATTGCTCCTTTTTTCGAACCCGGTTCAGAATTTGAAGGTGACCTGGGGGATTTGAAATCACCGCTGAAATTCTACGATGGCAGTCCGGTGAAAACCAAAGCGGACTGGCAGAAGCGTCGTCAGGAAATTCTCAAGACCTGGCACACAATGATGGGTGAATGGCCGCCCGTGAATGAACATCCCGATGTGAAAACTCTCAAGCAGGAGCAGAAGGAAGGTTATACGCAGTACACGGTCCAGTTCGACATTGCTCCCGGGCATCCGAATACCGGTTACCTGTTGATTCCCGATGGTGCGAAGCCGGATCACAGTCGTCCGGCTGTGCTGGTGGTCTATTATGAACCGGAGACCGGTGTCGGCCTGAAAGGTGAAAATCGGGACTTTGCCCGGGCCCTGGCCAAACGGGGTTTCGTGACATTTTCTGTCGGCCATGACTATTCACTCTACTATCCCAATCGCGAGAAAGCGGAGATCCAGCCGCTGTCTGCTTTGGCCTACGGAGCAGCGAATGCCTTTCATGTGCTGGCGAACCGCAGTGAAGTCGATCCCGAACGGATCGGCATCATGGGGCACTCGTATGGCGGCAAGTGGTCGATGTTCGCTTCCTGTCTGTACGATAAATTCGCCTGTGCTGCCTGGTCGGACGGCGGGATTGTCTTCAATGAAAAGCGTCCCAGCGTGAATTACTGGGAACCCTGGTACCTGGGTTATGAAGGGCCCGATTTCCGCAAACGGGGACTGCCGACGAAAGAGAATCCACGAACCGGTCTGTATAAACGACTCGTCAAAGAAGGCTACGATCTGCATGAACTGCATGCGTTGATGGCACCGCGTCCCTTCCTGGTATCCGGTGGTTCGGAAGATCCCCCCAGTCAGTGGCGGGCACTGAATCACACGATCGCCGTGAATGATTTCCTGGGATATAAGAACCGGGTCGCGATGACCAATCGTGAAAAACATTCACCGAACCCGGAATCCAATGAGCAGATCTATCGCTTCTTCGAATACTGGCTGCTGCAGGATCAACTGGATCAGCAGAAGTAA
- a CDS encoding carboxypeptidase-like regulatory domain-containing protein produces MAVRFFCILSLVCLTACGSSETKRDDLKTFPTWGTVTIKGKAVPGVSVVFFPDGQTNGQGGRGTTDESGQFMLRYQDGRDGVPPGNYRVLFEHFVMPDGSKVPESEFPADVGAINQLPHKFSDFGTSPFKATVPEGGTSDLEFDLK; encoded by the coding sequence ATGGCTGTAAGATTTTTTTGTATCCTGTCGTTAGTGTGCCTGACTGCCTGCGGCAGCTCAGAGACCAAGCGTGATGATTTAAAAACCTTTCCCACCTGGGGAACCGTAACGATTAAAGGCAAGGCGGTGCCGGGTGTCTCTGTGGTTTTCTTTCCCGATGGACAGACCAACGGGCAGGGGGGACGAGGCACCACCGATGAGTCAGGCCAGTTCATGCTCCGCTACCAGGACGGTCGCGATGGCGTACCTCCCGGAAACTACCGCGTCCTGTTTGAACATTTCGTGATGCCCGATGGTTCCAAGGTTCCCGAAAGCGAATTCCCTGCAGACGTCGGTGCCATCAATCAGCTGCCCCACAAATTCAGCGATTTCGGCACCTCGCCTTTCAAGGCAACCGTCCCGGAAGGGGGCACGTCAGATCTGGAATTCGATCTGAAATAA